The proteins below come from a single Papaver somniferum cultivar HN1 chromosome 11, ASM357369v1, whole genome shotgun sequence genomic window:
- the LOC113324058 gene encoding probable inactive receptor kinase At2g26730 has protein sequence MLSLRSSPLSPTWHLRGRVEKGEMALSIYSSKTTSCSNDSPKDRSHLHDQKAHITAKILLGQVEHGVNCVDGTDKAGDQKLQDDLDNLLASYATEEQKMKLGLDINTGSGFTAPEVSMSGQYTLKSDVYSFGVVMLEILTGHKSFER, from the exons ATGTTATCACTTCGTTCATCCCCGTTGTCACCTACATGGCACCTACGTGGTCGAGTTGAGAAAG GTGAGATGGCGTTGTCAATATACAGTAGTAAGACTACATCATGTTCGAATGATTCTCCTAAAGACAGAAGCCATTTGCACGATCAGAAAGCACATATTACGGCCAAAATCCTATTAGGACAAGTAGAGCATGGA GTGAATTGTGTAGATGGCACAGACAAGGCTGGGGACCAGAAATTGCAAGACGACCTGGATAATTTATTGGCCTCGTATGCTACGGAGGAGCAGAAGATGAAActg GGATTAGACATAAACACAGGTTCTGGATTTACTGCACCCGAAGTTTCTATGTCTGGACAATATACCCTAAAGAGTGACGTTTACAGTTTTGGAGTCGTCATGTTGGAGATTCTCACTGGTCATAAATCCTTTGAAAGGTAA